The following coding sequences are from one Oncorhynchus kisutch isolate 150728-3 linkage group LG23, Okis_V2, whole genome shotgun sequence window:
- the LOC109868601 gene encoding protein phosphatase 1 regulatory subunit 26 isoform X1, which produces MLQPPHPPQHHTRMYLNLPPVAALHTEWRSSCGGLPRGFSGLPLCFNDSDSDLSTTGTPISEKVQMIIESLRSTQSSLNMGDETEGNQVLSGQPVQEAGARGSQGQGFKVRRGPPVVMGPKPKFRGPLPLTHTDNLLALPEVSYNVESESSDGDDSVDRGIEEAIQEYLKEKDDHKRKAEPEPATNILQPPKIPRREAAPTFPEPTKQHSDSNKILTASNQVPRSVKTETHNTALPMKKCLKSKIPTCKENPFKKLDTISNTAVVKKRSLEQKRGPSNSNPLSDKQKSPVLKAVKLEEHLSDSDSSSSSDDGIEEAIQRYQQEKKKERHEGGPKSSKPFLVLKEESDSSSSDDGIEEAIRHYQLEKQKEKGVPTLSLFIPKQKQLGKAAASLHCSESTSTQAAAMKKHKLSKKKKPETRDLKSSLPSQTPGSSLSLIKKRLAVSSPKGNGLLLSTKVEPLREREQEQHTIPCPATLKVNTTTTAELMCAEAILDISKAVIKMPGAFNPNVASAGHININSSSTESTATTSLISTNCHDDDDDNNTSDDESSIDSEDGIEQEIRKFLEKKAQMHKLPSGPGSDVGTTSPGGTNTITEPEKNTKLSPAQKKTLKLSVKQKINLKEEGGSSRGSKEGESHLKMKEEALRKHLTKHDQRSRSSVSTLKKSPLKSVRTSERRGEPKSGDKSSSLDSDEDLDTAIKDLLKTKKKLKKKTRDMKLKSRKGLEDEKPLSRKTELKKLGMDHVPKTTSLLKTSLKITTTTTAQSSNNNRKKGTFSTNVSQYPQSNEKKEPLNQTDEMDRSQGNRDVEGLSRETIPVVQIKEESSSVDSDDSIEQEIRKFLAEKAKVSTTIVKTDDGEEIVNGKGKTAVPLTEKCIKLENLLAEIPRIDVTQFPDVPHQSSCEQRGVPERGIFPNTPPQPVPGNHTPETARGSCLLSTLTPSSYPPALDLANGAVSGAARSEKRRSSTSDPGSGDTHQSANSEMAREHSYRSFPSTSYPLPRTDSEQWRKSQVIPTTETKEKIHNRNPFQYSSPSFGEKRATTPASQCVVPASIYSRRRNIEPAPDTLVSTRPAAVRTGSSIRSPLVPFHRPSSSETISTSAAVFSSPFPSLTRRPTETGPSGRYFLQGHESGSRWGQSPTLTPGLSESGVVHVAKDKTMFVELFTNETNHVQVRSREVKVSEGKEERRRDLPAGESERERECRKTEQIGRRGEECVDETDVSESDERTSPEQQGFHTLSLSSSIDPGITLSPYIALNTEERSKRFRWMCKAVAVNQPKKTKFEKPVKRMLQFLPLSRKNKSTGK; this is translated from the exons ATGCTTcagcccccccacccaccccagcACCACACTAGAATGTACTTGAACTTGCCTCCAGTCGCGGCTTTGCACACAGAATGGAGGTCATCGTGCGGTGGTCTGCCCAGAGGCTTTAGCGGTCTGCCCCTGTGCTTCAATGACTCTGACAGCGACTTGTCCACCACTGGAACACCCATCTCAGAGAAGGTCCAGATGATCATAGAGAGCCTAAGGAGCACCCAGTCCTCACTCAACATGGGCGATGAGACAGAGGGGAACCAAGTGCTGTCAGGGCAACCGGTACAGGAGGCTGGAGCCCGGGGCTCCCAGGGCCAAGGCTTCAAGGTCCGGAGGGGGCCTCCTGTGGTTATGGGACCCAAGCCCAAATTCAGAGGCCCTCTTCCTCTCACTCACACTGATAACTTGCTGGCACTGCCAGAAGTTTCCTATAATGTTGAATCGGAGAGTTCTGACGGCGATGACTCTGTAGATAGAGGCATCGAGGAGGCCATTCAGGAGTACCTGAAGGAAAAGGATGACCACAAACGCAAGGCTGAGCCAGAACCAGCCACTAATATTTTACAGCCACCGAAGATTCCCCGGAGGGAGGCTGCTCCAACCTTTCCAGAACCTACTAAACAACATTCCGACAGCAATAAGATTTTAACTGCCAGCAACCAGGTTCCGAGAAGTGTcaaaacagagacacacaacacagcactacCCATGAAAAAATGTTTGAAAAGTAAAATACCCACCTGCAAAGAGAATCCCTTTAAGAAACTGGACACTATAAGCAACACAGCGGTGGTAAAAAAACGATCTTTGGAACAGAAGAGAGGCCCCTCTAATTCCAACCCTCTCTCTGACAAACAGAAGAGTCCTGTACTGAAAGCAGTGAAGTTGGAGGAACACTTGTCTGACagtgacagcagcagcagtagtgatGACGGCATTGAGGAGGCTATTCAACGTTACCagcaggagaagaagaaagagagacatgAAGGAGGCCCTAAGTCCTCCAAACCCTTTCTCGTCCTCAAAGAGGAGTCAGACTCCAGCAGCAGTGATGACGGAATAGAGGAGGCCATCCGCCACTACCAGctggagaagcagaaagagaaggGTGTACCGACGCTCTCTCTATTTATACCCAAACAAAAGCAATTGGGTAAAGCAGCGGCTTCCCTGCACTGTTCAGAGAGCACAAGCACTCAGGCAGCAGCCATGAAAAAACACAAACTGTCTAAAAAGAAGAAACCTGAGACTAGGGATTTAAAATCATCTCTACCCTCTCAAACTCCTGGTTCCTCACTCTCTCTTATCAAGAAGAGATTAGCGGTTAGCAGCCCCAAAGGGAATGGCCTCCTCTTGTCAACTAAAGTGGAGCCGCTgcgagagagggagcaagagcaGCACACCATCCCATGCCCAGCCACTCTGAAGgtgaacaccaccaccacagctgaGCTGATGTGTGCTGAGGCCATTCTGGACATTTCTAAAGCTGTCATTAAAATGCCAGGGGCCTTTAACCCTAATGTAGCATCAGCAGGCCATATCAATATTAACAGTAGCTCCACGGAGTCCACTGCCACCACTTCTCTTATCTCCACAAACtgccatgatgatgatgatgataataatacaaGTGATGATGAGAGCTCCATTGATAGTGAGGATGGGATCGAACAGGAAATCCGGAAGTTTCTTGAGAAGAAAGCCCAAATGCACAAACTGCCATCTGGGCCCGGCTCAGATGTTGGTACTACAAGTCCAGGTGGAACCAACACAATAACAGAACCAGAGAAAAACACCAAACTGAGTCCGGCCCAGAAGAAAACACTGAAGCTATCTGTGAAGCAGAAAATAAATCTCAAAGAGGAAGGTGGCAGCAGCAGGGGTTCCAAGGAAGGAGAGAGTCATCTCAAAATGAAAGAAGAGGCACTCCGAAAGCATTTGACCAAGCATGACCAAAGGTCAAGGTCATCTGTTTCCACCCTGAAAAAATCCCCGCTGAAATCAGTGAGGACCTCAGAAAGGAGGGGGGAACCTAAGAGTGGAGACAAGAGTAGCTCACTGGACAGTGACGAAGACCTGGACACTGCAATAAAAGACTTGCTCAAGACTAAGAAGAAGTTGAAAAAGAAGACTAGAGATATGAAGTTGAAGTCAAGGAAGGGCCTTGAGGATGAGAAGCCGTTGTCTAGAAAAACAGAGTTAAAGAAGCTGGGTATGGACCATGTGCCCAAGACTACCAGCCTTTTGAAAACTAGCCTTaaaatcactactactactactgcccagagTAGTAACAACAACAGAAAAAAAGGCACATTTAGTACGAATGTGTCACAGTATCCACAGAGCAATGAGAAGAAGGAGCCTCTCAACCAGACAGATGAGATGGACCGATCTCAAGGGAACAGGGATGTAGAAGGCCTGTCAAGAGAGACTATCCCAGTTGTTCAGATCAAGGAAGAGAGCAGTTCAGTGGACAGCGACGACAGCATCGAACAGGAGATCAGAAAGTTCCTGGCAGAAAAGGCCAAGGTTTCTACTACCATAGTGAAAacagatgatggagaggagatCGTGAATGGCAAGGGCAAAACAGCAGTCCCTCTCACGGAGAAATGCATAAAATTGGAAAATCTGCTGGCTGAAATTCCAAGGATAGATGTTACTCAATTCCCTGACGTGCCTCATCAGAGCAGTTGTGAGCAGAGAGGAGTTCCGGAAAGAGGAATCTTTCCAAACACACCCCCTCAGCCAGTGCCAGGAAACCACACCCCAGAAACAGCCAGGGGGTCGTGCCTCCTTTCAACCCTCACCCCCAGCTCCTATCCTCCAGCGCTGGACCTGGCCAATGGCGCTGTGTCTGGGGCTGCCAGATCAGAGAAGAGGAGGAGCTCTACTTCAGATCCAGGAAGCGGTGATACCCACCAGAGTGCCAACTCTGAGATGGCAAGGGAGCACAGCTACAGGTCATTTCCCAGCACCAGCTACCCCTTGCCCAGGACTGACTCGGAGCAGTGGCGTAAGAGCCAAGTGATCCCCACCACTGAGACAAAAGAGAAGATCCATAACAGGAACCCATTCCAGTACAGCTCACCTAGTTTCGGTGAGAAGAGAGCCACCACTCCAGCATCTCAGTGTGTAGTACCAGCCAGTATCTATTCGCGTAGGAGGAATATTGAGCCTGCACCGGATACACTGGTCTCCACCCGTCCTGCTGCTGTACGGACTGGGAGCAGCATCAGATCACCACTGGTTCCATTCCACCGCCCCTCATCCTCAGAGACCATATCTACGTCGGCTGCCGTCTTCAGCTCCCCGTTCCCCAGCCTGACCAGGAGACCTACGGAGACAGGACCATCAGGGAGGTACTTCCTTCAGGGTCATGAGTCAGGCAGCCGCTGGGGTCAATCCCCAACCCTGACCCCGGGGCTGTCGGAGAGCGGCGTGGTACACGTGGCCAAGGACAAGACAATGTTTGTTGAACTGTTCACGAACGAGACCAACCACGTTCAGGTCAGAAGCAGGGAGGTGAAAGTGAGTgagggaaaggaggaaaggaggagagactTGCcagcaggagagagtgagagagaaagggagtgcaGGAAGACAGAGCAGATAGGAAGAcgaggagaggagtgtgtagaTGAGACCGACGTCAGCGAGTCAGATGAGAGGACGAGCCCAGAGCAGCAGGGCTTTCACACTTT GTCTCTGTCCAGCTCCATTGACCCTGGTATCACCCTCAGCCCTTACATAGCATTGAACACAGAGGAAAGGAGCAAGAGGTTCAGATGGATGTGTAAAGCTGTTGCTGTAAATCAGCCAAAG
- the LOC109868601 gene encoding protein phosphatase 1 regulatory subunit 26 isoform X2, which translates to MLQPPHPPQHHTRMYLNLPPVAALHTEWRSSCGGLPRGFSGLPLCFNDSDSDLSTTGTPISEKVQMIIESLRSTQSSLNMGDETEGNQVLSGQPVQEAGARGSQGQGFKVRRGPPVVMGPKPKFRGPLPLTHTDNLLALPEVSYNVESESSDGDDSVDRGIEEAIQEYLKEKDDHKRKAEPEPATNILQPPKIPRREAAPTFPEPTKQHSDSNKILTASNQVPRSVKTETHNTALPMKKCLKSKIPTCKENPFKKLDTISNTAVVKKRSLEQKRGPSNSNPLSDKQKSPVLKAVKLEEHLSDSDSSSSSDDGIEEAIQRYQQEKKKERHEGGPKSSKPFLVLKEESDSSSSDDGIEEAIRHYQLEKQKEKGVPTLSLFIPKQKQLGKAAASLHCSESTSTQAAAMKKHKLSKKKKPETRDLKSSLPSQTPGSSLSLIKKRLAVSSPKGNGLLLSTKVEPLREREQEQHTIPCPATLKVNTTTTAELMCAEAILDISKAVIKMPGAFNPNVASAGHININSSSTESTATTSLISTNCHDDDDDNNTSDDESSIDSEDGIEQEIRKFLEKKAQMHKLPSGPGSDVGTTSPGGTNTITEPEKNTKLSPAQKKTLKLSVKQKINLKEEGGSSRGSKEGESHLKMKEEALRKHLTKHDQRSRSSVSTLKKSPLKSVRTSERRGEPKSGDKSSSLDSDEDLDTAIKDLLKTKKKLKKKTRDMKLKSRKGLEDEKPLSRKTELKKLGMDHVPKTTSLLKTSLKITTTTTAQSSNNNRKKGTFSTNVSQYPQSNEKKEPLNQTDEMDRSQGNRDVEGLSRETIPVVQIKEESSSVDSDDSIEQEIRKFLAEKAKVSTTIVKTDDGEEIVNGKGKTAVPLTEKCIKLENLLAEIPRIDVTQFPDVPHQSSCEQRGVPERGIFPNTPPQPVPGNHTPETARGSCLLSTLTPSSYPPALDLANGAVSGAARSEKRRSSTSDPGSGDTHQSANSEMAREHSYRSFPSTSYPLPRTDSEQWRKSQVIPTTETKEKIHNRNPFQYSSPSFGEKRATTPASQCVVPASIYSRRRNIEPAPDTLVSTRPAAVRTGSSIRSPLVPFHRPSSSETISTSAAVFSSPFPSLTRRPTETGPSGRYFLQGHESGSRWGQSPTLTPGLSESGVVHVAKDKTMFVELFTNETNHVQVRSREVKVSEGKEERRRDLPAGESERERECRKTEQIGRRGEECVDETDVSESDERTSPEQQGFHTLSLSSSIDPGITLSPYIALNTEERSKRFRWMCKAVAVNQPKTKFEKPVKRMLQFLPLSRKNKSTGK; encoded by the exons ATGCTTcagcccccccacccaccccagcACCACACTAGAATGTACTTGAACTTGCCTCCAGTCGCGGCTTTGCACACAGAATGGAGGTCATCGTGCGGTGGTCTGCCCAGAGGCTTTAGCGGTCTGCCCCTGTGCTTCAATGACTCTGACAGCGACTTGTCCACCACTGGAACACCCATCTCAGAGAAGGTCCAGATGATCATAGAGAGCCTAAGGAGCACCCAGTCCTCACTCAACATGGGCGATGAGACAGAGGGGAACCAAGTGCTGTCAGGGCAACCGGTACAGGAGGCTGGAGCCCGGGGCTCCCAGGGCCAAGGCTTCAAGGTCCGGAGGGGGCCTCCTGTGGTTATGGGACCCAAGCCCAAATTCAGAGGCCCTCTTCCTCTCACTCACACTGATAACTTGCTGGCACTGCCAGAAGTTTCCTATAATGTTGAATCGGAGAGTTCTGACGGCGATGACTCTGTAGATAGAGGCATCGAGGAGGCCATTCAGGAGTACCTGAAGGAAAAGGATGACCACAAACGCAAGGCTGAGCCAGAACCAGCCACTAATATTTTACAGCCACCGAAGATTCCCCGGAGGGAGGCTGCTCCAACCTTTCCAGAACCTACTAAACAACATTCCGACAGCAATAAGATTTTAACTGCCAGCAACCAGGTTCCGAGAAGTGTcaaaacagagacacacaacacagcactacCCATGAAAAAATGTTTGAAAAGTAAAATACCCACCTGCAAAGAGAATCCCTTTAAGAAACTGGACACTATAAGCAACACAGCGGTGGTAAAAAAACGATCTTTGGAACAGAAGAGAGGCCCCTCTAATTCCAACCCTCTCTCTGACAAACAGAAGAGTCCTGTACTGAAAGCAGTGAAGTTGGAGGAACACTTGTCTGACagtgacagcagcagcagtagtgatGACGGCATTGAGGAGGCTATTCAACGTTACCagcaggagaagaagaaagagagacatgAAGGAGGCCCTAAGTCCTCCAAACCCTTTCTCGTCCTCAAAGAGGAGTCAGACTCCAGCAGCAGTGATGACGGAATAGAGGAGGCCATCCGCCACTACCAGctggagaagcagaaagagaaggGTGTACCGACGCTCTCTCTATTTATACCCAAACAAAAGCAATTGGGTAAAGCAGCGGCTTCCCTGCACTGTTCAGAGAGCACAAGCACTCAGGCAGCAGCCATGAAAAAACACAAACTGTCTAAAAAGAAGAAACCTGAGACTAGGGATTTAAAATCATCTCTACCCTCTCAAACTCCTGGTTCCTCACTCTCTCTTATCAAGAAGAGATTAGCGGTTAGCAGCCCCAAAGGGAATGGCCTCCTCTTGTCAACTAAAGTGGAGCCGCTgcgagagagggagcaagagcaGCACACCATCCCATGCCCAGCCACTCTGAAGgtgaacaccaccaccacagctgaGCTGATGTGTGCTGAGGCCATTCTGGACATTTCTAAAGCTGTCATTAAAATGCCAGGGGCCTTTAACCCTAATGTAGCATCAGCAGGCCATATCAATATTAACAGTAGCTCCACGGAGTCCACTGCCACCACTTCTCTTATCTCCACAAACtgccatgatgatgatgatgataataatacaaGTGATGATGAGAGCTCCATTGATAGTGAGGATGGGATCGAACAGGAAATCCGGAAGTTTCTTGAGAAGAAAGCCCAAATGCACAAACTGCCATCTGGGCCCGGCTCAGATGTTGGTACTACAAGTCCAGGTGGAACCAACACAATAACAGAACCAGAGAAAAACACCAAACTGAGTCCGGCCCAGAAGAAAACACTGAAGCTATCTGTGAAGCAGAAAATAAATCTCAAAGAGGAAGGTGGCAGCAGCAGGGGTTCCAAGGAAGGAGAGAGTCATCTCAAAATGAAAGAAGAGGCACTCCGAAAGCATTTGACCAAGCATGACCAAAGGTCAAGGTCATCTGTTTCCACCCTGAAAAAATCCCCGCTGAAATCAGTGAGGACCTCAGAAAGGAGGGGGGAACCTAAGAGTGGAGACAAGAGTAGCTCACTGGACAGTGACGAAGACCTGGACACTGCAATAAAAGACTTGCTCAAGACTAAGAAGAAGTTGAAAAAGAAGACTAGAGATATGAAGTTGAAGTCAAGGAAGGGCCTTGAGGATGAGAAGCCGTTGTCTAGAAAAACAGAGTTAAAGAAGCTGGGTATGGACCATGTGCCCAAGACTACCAGCCTTTTGAAAACTAGCCTTaaaatcactactactactactgcccagagTAGTAACAACAACAGAAAAAAAGGCACATTTAGTACGAATGTGTCACAGTATCCACAGAGCAATGAGAAGAAGGAGCCTCTCAACCAGACAGATGAGATGGACCGATCTCAAGGGAACAGGGATGTAGAAGGCCTGTCAAGAGAGACTATCCCAGTTGTTCAGATCAAGGAAGAGAGCAGTTCAGTGGACAGCGACGACAGCATCGAACAGGAGATCAGAAAGTTCCTGGCAGAAAAGGCCAAGGTTTCTACTACCATAGTGAAAacagatgatggagaggagatCGTGAATGGCAAGGGCAAAACAGCAGTCCCTCTCACGGAGAAATGCATAAAATTGGAAAATCTGCTGGCTGAAATTCCAAGGATAGATGTTACTCAATTCCCTGACGTGCCTCATCAGAGCAGTTGTGAGCAGAGAGGAGTTCCGGAAAGAGGAATCTTTCCAAACACACCCCCTCAGCCAGTGCCAGGAAACCACACCCCAGAAACAGCCAGGGGGTCGTGCCTCCTTTCAACCCTCACCCCCAGCTCCTATCCTCCAGCGCTGGACCTGGCCAATGGCGCTGTGTCTGGGGCTGCCAGATCAGAGAAGAGGAGGAGCTCTACTTCAGATCCAGGAAGCGGTGATACCCACCAGAGTGCCAACTCTGAGATGGCAAGGGAGCACAGCTACAGGTCATTTCCCAGCACCAGCTACCCCTTGCCCAGGACTGACTCGGAGCAGTGGCGTAAGAGCCAAGTGATCCCCACCACTGAGACAAAAGAGAAGATCCATAACAGGAACCCATTCCAGTACAGCTCACCTAGTTTCGGTGAGAAGAGAGCCACCACTCCAGCATCTCAGTGTGTAGTACCAGCCAGTATCTATTCGCGTAGGAGGAATATTGAGCCTGCACCGGATACACTGGTCTCCACCCGTCCTGCTGCTGTACGGACTGGGAGCAGCATCAGATCACCACTGGTTCCATTCCACCGCCCCTCATCCTCAGAGACCATATCTACGTCGGCTGCCGTCTTCAGCTCCCCGTTCCCCAGCCTGACCAGGAGACCTACGGAGACAGGACCATCAGGGAGGTACTTCCTTCAGGGTCATGAGTCAGGCAGCCGCTGGGGTCAATCCCCAACCCTGACCCCGGGGCTGTCGGAGAGCGGCGTGGTACACGTGGCCAAGGACAAGACAATGTTTGTTGAACTGTTCACGAACGAGACCAACCACGTTCAGGTCAGAAGCAGGGAGGTGAAAGTGAGTgagggaaaggaggaaaggaggagagactTGCcagcaggagagagtgagagagaaagggagtgcaGGAAGACAGAGCAGATAGGAAGAcgaggagaggagtgtgtagaTGAGACCGACGTCAGCGAGTCAGATGAGAGGACGAGCCCAGAGCAGCAGGGCTTTCACACTTT GTCTCTGTCCAGCTCCATTGACCCTGGTATCACCCTCAGCCCTTACATAGCATTGAACACAGAGGAAAGGAGCAAGAGGTTCAGATGGATGTGTAAAGCTGTTGCTGTAAATCAGCCAAAG